From one Streptomyces sp. N50 genomic stretch:
- a CDS encoding AAA family ATPase, translating into MISTLAVENYRSLRRLIVPLTRLNVITGANGTGKSSLYRSLRLLAASARGGAVAALAQEGGLPSVLWAGPEKIGRAVREGRHPVQGTVRSGPVSLQLGFAGDEFGYAIDFGHPSPSPGTDRVASMFNLDPEIKRESIWSGPVLRPASVLSDRAGAAVKLRGAGGGWSRAHGTLRPYDSMLGELADPQHAPDVLAVREFIRSWRFYDHVRTDADAPARAAQIGTRTPVLSGDGSDLAAALQTIREVGAAEALDAAVDAAFPGSQVHIADLGGRFQLALRQHGLLRALTAAELSDGTLRYLLWAAALLTPRPPSLLVLNEPETSLHPDLIPPLADLILTATKDTQIVVVTHARPLADALQKGAIRHRLDVNSIELVKEFGQTTVAGREGPLDEPLWYWPTR; encoded by the coding sequence ATGATCAGCACTCTCGCCGTCGAGAACTACCGCTCCCTGCGCCGCCTGATCGTCCCGCTGACGCGACTGAACGTGATCACGGGGGCGAACGGCACGGGCAAGTCGAGCCTCTACCGCTCGCTGCGCCTGCTCGCCGCGTCCGCGCGCGGCGGTGCCGTCGCCGCGCTCGCGCAGGAGGGCGGGCTGCCGTCGGTCCTGTGGGCGGGCCCGGAGAAGATCGGCCGCGCGGTGCGCGAGGGCAGACACCCGGTGCAGGGCACGGTCCGCTCGGGCCCGGTCAGTCTGCAACTGGGCTTCGCGGGCGACGAGTTCGGGTACGCGATCGACTTCGGGCACCCCAGCCCGTCCCCGGGGACCGACCGCGTGGCGTCCATGTTCAACCTCGACCCGGAGATCAAACGCGAGTCCATCTGGAGCGGCCCCGTCCTGCGCCCGGCCTCGGTGCTCTCCGACCGCGCGGGAGCCGCCGTCAAGCTGCGCGGCGCGGGCGGCGGCTGGTCCCGCGCCCACGGCACCCTGCGCCCGTACGACAGCATGCTCGGCGAACTGGCCGACCCCCAGCACGCCCCCGACGTCCTGGCGGTCCGGGAGTTCATCAGGTCCTGGCGGTTCTACGACCATGTCCGCACCGACGCGGACGCGCCGGCCCGGGCAGCCCAGATCGGCACCCGCACGCCCGTGCTCAGCGGTGACGGCTCCGATCTGGCCGCCGCCCTGCAGACGATCCGCGAGGTCGGTGCCGCCGAGGCGCTGGACGCGGCCGTGGACGCGGCCTTCCCCGGCAGCCAGGTCCACATCGCCGACCTCGGCGGCCGCTTCCAGCTCGCCCTGCGCCAGCACGGGTTGCTGCGCGCGCTGACCGCCGCCGAGCTGTCGGACGGCACCCTGCGCTATCTCCTGTGGGCGGCGGCCCTGTTGACACCCCGGCCCCCGTCGCTGCTGGTGCTGAACGAGCCGGAGACGAGCCTCCACCCGGACCTGATCCCGCCCCTCGCCGATCTGATCCTCACCGCCACCAAGGACACCCAGATCGTCGTGGTCACCCACGCCCGGCCGCTCGCGGACGCCCTCCAGAAGGGTGCGATACGGCACCGTCTCGACGTCAACTCCATAGAGCTGGTGAAGGAGTTCGGGCAGACGACGGTGGCGGGCCGCGAGGGCCCGCTCGACGAACCGCTGTGGTACTGGCCCACGCGTTGA